In one window of Macrobrachium nipponense isolate FS-2020 chromosome 2, ASM1510439v2, whole genome shotgun sequence DNA:
- the LOC135221128 gene encoding uncharacterized protein LOC135221128, which yields MPKKVAAIRIFHTTTTIKSLQEFFGIDHYYYCFLPNIATALAPFYKVLKGKPKALIWGLSQEATFTSSKNALAKATTLSFLVPGHSVLLSLDTSNVAIGDILEQIIHGFPRPLTFFSRKLSKTCKHHAGLQAPGGIPHCQTLPTIFGDHVFSPFKLTACH from the coding sequence ATGCCCAAAAAAGTTGCCGCCATCAGGATATTCCACACCACTACCACCATCAAGAGTCTACAAGAATTCTTTGGaatagatcattattattattgctttttgccCAATATTGCCACTGCCTTGGCCCCATTCTACAAAGTTCTCAAGGGCAAACCCAAGGCCCTCATCTGGGGACTATCGCAAGAAGCCACCTTCACCTCCTCCAAAAATGCACTTGCCAAGGCCACCACCCTCTCATTCCTTGTACCAGGTCATTCTGTACTGCTTTCATTGGACACCAGCAATGTAGCCATAGGAGATATCTTGGAACAGATCATCCATGGTTTTCCTCGACCCCTCACTTTTTTCAGCAGGAAACTCAGCAAGACATGCAAACACCATGCTGGACTGCAAGCTCCTGGCGGCATACCTCACTGCCAAACACTTCCAACAATTTTTGGAGACCATGTCTTTTCACCCTTCAAACTGACTGCCTGCCACTAG